TCGAGTCCGAGAAAATCAGGGTGACGAGGCGGCGGCATGGCTGGCTTCCCGGCTGGCTTCTGGATGCGGTGTCCCGACCCGCATCGGGGCTTATATATGGATAGTCGCGTGCGGGAATCCGTGCGGCGCGACGAACCGCAGGGATGCGCACGTCGCGATTATGCCACAGGCCCCCGCACGGGGGCGGGAGATTGACCGGTCCCGCACCCCGCACTATAGTGGCCGCATGGCGAAAACGAGCCCACAACAAGCGATAGATCAGGATCTTAAACGCCTGGAATATCGCCTCGAGGAACTCATCCGCAGCGTCGAGCGGTTGAAGGAGGAGAACCGTTCGTTGCGGGTGCAGCAGGATACCATGACCATCGAGCGCGCCCAGCTCATCGAACGCACCGAACTGGCCCGCTCCCGCGTCGAGGCCATGATCGGCCGTCTCAAGGCGATGGAGCACAGTGCATGAGTAATGCATCGAAACCGGTGTCGGTGCATATCCTGGATAAGGAATTCCGGGTCACCTGTCCGGAGGGCGAGCGCGATGATCTCCTGGCGTCCGCCGAACTGCTCAATTCCAAGATGCGCGAGATCCGTGATTCCGGCAAGGTCGTCGGCCTGGACCGGATCGCCGTTATCGCCGCACTCAACATGGCCAACGAACTGCTCGAACTGCGCTCCCGCAAGCAGGACATTCAGCAGTCGGTCGGCGCCCGCATCCGCTCCCTGCAGGAGAAGATCGAGCTGGCGCTCAACAAGGGCAACCAGCTCGAACTGTAAAGTGCCCGCCCACGGGACACTCTGGGGTATACTCCCTCCCGAGGCATTCCCTGCCCTGCATGTTAGTGGCTTGCTACATTCTTGAGCCTACATTCATCGACCCCGGGGGCTTGGCTTGCGGCGTCGGTGTGCATGCCCGCCTTGCAGCGGTAAGCCTGAAGATGCCGCCATCGCTCCCACATGGACCCAGGGTTCAAGGTCGAGGGCCGCGACGGCAGGTGCGGGGGATGCCTCACCTCTTTTTCCCGATCCGCCACCCTGTACGATGCCATGACCCGGTCATCCGACGATCCGGCAGCGGCTGACCGCCGCGCCCTGCGCGCCGCGATACGCCGTACCCGCCGCGCACTCCCACCGGCGGAGCAGGCCCGGCACGCCGATCTTTGCACCCACCTGTTGATCGGCCTGAGCGTCTTTCGCAACGCGCGACGCATCGCCGTCTATCTGCCCGCCGACGGTGAGATCGACACCGCGCCACTCATCGCCCGGGCGCGCGCGCTGGGCAAGATGCTCTATCTTCCCGTCCTGCTCCCGCACGGCGCCGGCCGCCTGTGGTTCGCGCGTTACGCCGCCGACGAGGCGCTCGTCGATAACCGGTTCGGCATCCCCGAACCCGCGCATGCCGTCCACACCCGCATCTCACCCCTGGCCCTCGATCTGGTGCTGACGCCGCTGGTCGCCTTCGATCCGCAGGGCCATCGCCTCGGCATGGGCGGCGGCTTCTACGACCGCAGCTTCGCCTATCTGCTGCGCCACACACACTGGCGGCGGCCGCGCCTCATCGGCCTGGCCCACGACTTCCAGTGCCGACCTCAGCTGCCGCACCAGCCCTGGGATGTACCGCTACACGCCGTCGTCACGGAGAAGAGGGTGTACGCCTGCGCACAGCAATCCCGTCACGATTGACACCCGCCGCGACAGCGCCACACTGTCCCCCGAATCCCGAATCCCAAATCCTGAATCCTGAAAGGGAGCCACCCTCATGAACTATTGGCTGATGAAATCCGAGCCCGATGTCTTCGGCATCGACCATCTGCGTAAGCGCCCCAAGCAGACCGAACACTGGGATGGGGTGCGCAATTACCAGGCCCGCAACATGATGCGTGACCAGATGCAGCCGGGGGACCTGGCCTTCTTCTACCACTCCAACTGCGCCACGCCCGCCATCGTCGGCATCATGAAAATCGTCCGCGGCGGTTATCCGGACCACACGGCACAGAACCCCGAGAGCGCGTACTACGACCCGAAGAGCACGGTGGACAACCCGCGCTGGTACATGGT
This genomic stretch from Gammaproteobacteria bacterium harbors:
- a CDS encoding cell division protein ZapA; this translates as MSNASKPVSVHILDKEFRVTCPEGERDDLLASAELLNSKMREIRDSGKVVGLDRIAVIAALNMANELLELRSRKQDIQQSVGARIRSLQEKIELALNKGNQLEL
- a CDS encoding TIGR02449 family protein, with the translated sequence MAKTSPQQAIDQDLKRLEYRLEELIRSVERLKEENRSLRVQQDTMTIERAQLIERTELARSRVEAMIGRLKAMEHSA
- a CDS encoding 5-formyltetrahydrofolate cyclo-ligase; amino-acid sequence: MTRSSDDPAAADRRALRAAIRRTRRALPPAEQARHADLCTHLLIGLSVFRNARRIAVYLPADGEIDTAPLIARARALGKMLYLPVLLPHGAGRLWFARYAADEALVDNRFGIPEPAHAVHTRISPLALDLVLTPLVAFDPQGHRLGMGGGFYDRSFAYLLRHTHWRRPRLIGLAHDFQCRPQLPHQPWDVPLHAVVTEKRVYACAQQSRHD
- a CDS encoding EVE domain-containing protein, whose protein sequence is MNYWLMKSEPDVFGIDHLRKRPKQTEHWDGVRNYQARNMMRDQMQPGDLAFFYHSNCATPAIVGIMKIVRGGYPDHTAQNPESAYYDPKSTVDNPRWYMVDVAFERKLSRAITLAELKNHPELAELVLVRRGNRLSIMPVTKAQWDFILSLE